The following are encoded in a window of Panicum virgatum strain AP13 chromosome 5N, P.virgatum_v5, whole genome shotgun sequence genomic DNA:
- the LOC120672552 gene encoding vacuolar fusion protein MON1 homolog isoform X1 — MDPPPNPNPNPTDAEPQAEAGARLAALSLRGGRDLPPDFEIHEHHLDDDDDDDEGYLTAASRGGSSTCAWKGLRDDDRDGDDVSPPSPSSSGYAGERGSSLDDDPDPEPAQDWPRDKKHLDEDDASSSWRKRKKHFFILSNSGKPIYSRYGDEHKLAGFSATLQAIISFVENSGDHIKFVRSGKHQIVFLVKGPIYLVCISCTEESYEGLRGQLELIYAFSILILTSLWKLQLLLILTKSVNRCFEKNPKFDMAPLLGGTDAVFLSLIHAFSWNPATFLHAYTCLPLAQSTRQAASAVLQDIADSGVLFALLMCEHKVISLVGAQKATLHPDDILLLANFILSSESFRTSESFSPICLPRYNPMAFLYAYVHFFDEHTYVTLLTTRSDAFYDLKDSRTRIQNVLLKSNVLTEVQRSLHESALHVEDLPIDPSSQSASQPQSSRDMSSQSLSSEMAIGGPAGLWHFIYKSVYLDQYVSSEFPSSISNRKQQKRLYKAYQKFYASMHDKATGPHKTQFRRDEDYVLFCWITQDFELYAAFNPLADKSQAIKMCNRVCQWVRDLENEIFVYGGSALSWQYHHCWEGE, encoded by the exons ATGGATCCACcaccaaaccctaaccccaacCCCACCGACGCCGAGCCCCAAGCCGAAGCTGGAGCCAGGCTCGCCGCCCTCTCTCTTCGCGGCGGCAGGGACCTCCCCCCGGACTTCGAGATCCACGAGCACCACctcgacgatgacgacgacgacgacgagggctACCTCACCGCCGCGTCCAGAGGCGGGAGCAGCACCTGTGCCTGGAAGGGCCTCCGCGACGACGACAGGGACGGGGACGACGTCTCCCCGCCCAGCCCCAGCAGCAGCGGTTACGCCGGCGAGCGGGGAAGCAGCCTCGACGATGACCCCGACCCCGAACCCGCCCAGGATTGGCCGCGTGACAAGAAGCATCTCGACGAG GACGATGCCTCATCTTCgtggaggaagaggaaaaaACATTTCTTCATCTTGAGCAATTCTGGCAAACCAATATATTCCAG GTATGGAGACGAGCACAAGCTAGCCGGCTTTTCTGCTACACTGCAAGCAATCATTTCCTTTGTTGAGAACAG TGGTGACCATATCAAATTTGTGAGGTCTGGCAAACATCAG ATCGTTTTCCTTGTGAAGGGACCAATCTATTTAGTCTGTATAAGTTGCACGGAAGAGTCATATGAAGGACTGAGGGGGCAATTAGAGCTCAT ATATGCCTTCTCCATCCTTATATTGACTTCTCTCTGGAAATTGCAGTTGTTGCTTATTTTGACAAAGTCGGTCAATAGGTGCTTTGAGAAGAATCCCAAATTCGATATGGCACCACTGCTTGGTGGCACTGATGCAGTTTTCCTATCTCTTATACATGCATTCAGCTG GAATCCGGCGACGTTTCTTCATGCATACACATGCCTCCCTCTTGCACAATCAACAAGGCAGGCAGCTAGTGCAGTTTTGCAGGACATTGCTGATTCAGGGGTTCTATTTGCACTGTTGATGTGTGAGCACAAG GTAATTAGTCTTGTGGGAGCACAAAAGGCAACTTTGCATCCTGATGATATTTTATTACTTGCGAATTTCATACTGTCCTCTGAATCTTTTAG AACTTCAGAATCATTTTCACCCATATGTCTGCCAAGATACAATCCTATGGCCTTCTTGTATGCTTATGTTCACTTTTTCGAT GAACATACATACGTGACTTTGCTTACTACGCGATCAGATGCCTTTTATGATCTCAAAGATTCCAG GACCCGCATTCAAAATGTTCTATTGAAGTCAAATGTCCTCACCGAAGTCCAAAGATCTTTACATGAGAGTGCGCTGCATGTCGAGGATCTCCCAATCGATCCATCTTCTCAATCTGCATCCCAGCCTCAGTCGTCTCGAGATATGAGTTCCCAATCTTTATCTTCGGAAATGGCAATCGGAGGACCTGCTGGACTCTGGCATTTTATATACAAAAGCGTCTACCTTGACCAGTATGTATCATCTgaattcccctcatccattagCAACCGAAAGCAGCAGAAGAG ATTGTACAAAGCTTACCAAAAATTTTATGCCTCCATGCACGACAAAGCAACAGGTCCACACAAAACTCAATTCAGAAGAGACGAGGATTATG TTCTATTTTGCTGGATAACTCAGGACTTTGAGCTCTATGCAGCCTTTAATCCACTGGCTGATAAG AGCCAAGCAATCAAGATGTGCAATAGAGTATGCCAATGGGTGAGGGATTTAGAAAATGAGATATTCGTATATGGGGGAAGCGCCCTCTCCTG GCAGTACCATCATTGTTGGGAAGGTGAATGA
- the LOC120672552 gene encoding vacuolar fusion protein MON1 homolog isoform X3 gives MDPPPNPNPNPTDAEPQAEAGARLAALSLRGGRDLPPDFEIHEHHLDDDDDDDEGYLTAASRGGSSTCAWKGLRDDDRDGDDVSPPSPSSSGYAGERGSSLDDDPDPEPAQDWPRDKKHLDEDDASSSWRKRKKHFFILSNSGKPIYSRYGDEHKLAGFSATLQAIISFVENSGDHIKFVRSGKHQIVFLVKGPIYLVCISCTEESYEGLRGQLELMYGQLLLILTKSVNRCFEKNPKFDMAPLLGGTDAVFLSLIHAFSWNPATFLHAYTCLPLAQSTRQAASAVLQDIADSGVLFALLMCEHKVISLVGAQKATLHPDDILLLANFILSSESFRTSESFSPICLPRYNPMAFLYAYVHFFDEHTYVTLLTTRSDAFYDLKDSRTRIQNVLLKSNVLTEVQRSLHESALHVEDLPIDPSSQSASQPQSSRDMSSQSLSSEMAIGGPAGLWHFIYKSVYLDQYVSSEFPSSISNRKQQKRLYKAYQKFYASMHDKATGPHKTQFRRDEDYVLFCWITQDFELYAAFNPLADKSQAIKMCNRVCQWVRDLENEIFVYGGSALSWQYHHCWEGE, from the exons ATGGATCCACcaccaaaccctaaccccaacCCCACCGACGCCGAGCCCCAAGCCGAAGCTGGAGCCAGGCTCGCCGCCCTCTCTCTTCGCGGCGGCAGGGACCTCCCCCCGGACTTCGAGATCCACGAGCACCACctcgacgatgacgacgacgacgacgagggctACCTCACCGCCGCGTCCAGAGGCGGGAGCAGCACCTGTGCCTGGAAGGGCCTCCGCGACGACGACAGGGACGGGGACGACGTCTCCCCGCCCAGCCCCAGCAGCAGCGGTTACGCCGGCGAGCGGGGAAGCAGCCTCGACGATGACCCCGACCCCGAACCCGCCCAGGATTGGCCGCGTGACAAGAAGCATCTCGACGAG GACGATGCCTCATCTTCgtggaggaagaggaaaaaACATTTCTTCATCTTGAGCAATTCTGGCAAACCAATATATTCCAG GTATGGAGACGAGCACAAGCTAGCCGGCTTTTCTGCTACACTGCAAGCAATCATTTCCTTTGTTGAGAACAG TGGTGACCATATCAAATTTGTGAGGTCTGGCAAACATCAG ATCGTTTTCCTTGTGAAGGGACCAATCTATTTAGTCTGTATAAGTTGCACGGAAGAGTCATATGAAGGACTGAGGGGGCAATTAGAGCTCATGTATGGTCAG TTGTTGCTTATTTTGACAAAGTCGGTCAATAGGTGCTTTGAGAAGAATCCCAAATTCGATATGGCACCACTGCTTGGTGGCACTGATGCAGTTTTCCTATCTCTTATACATGCATTCAGCTG GAATCCGGCGACGTTTCTTCATGCATACACATGCCTCCCTCTTGCACAATCAACAAGGCAGGCAGCTAGTGCAGTTTTGCAGGACATTGCTGATTCAGGGGTTCTATTTGCACTGTTGATGTGTGAGCACAAG GTAATTAGTCTTGTGGGAGCACAAAAGGCAACTTTGCATCCTGATGATATTTTATTACTTGCGAATTTCATACTGTCCTCTGAATCTTTTAG AACTTCAGAATCATTTTCACCCATATGTCTGCCAAGATACAATCCTATGGCCTTCTTGTATGCTTATGTTCACTTTTTCGAT GAACATACATACGTGACTTTGCTTACTACGCGATCAGATGCCTTTTATGATCTCAAAGATTCCAG GACCCGCATTCAAAATGTTCTATTGAAGTCAAATGTCCTCACCGAAGTCCAAAGATCTTTACATGAGAGTGCGCTGCATGTCGAGGATCTCCCAATCGATCCATCTTCTCAATCTGCATCCCAGCCTCAGTCGTCTCGAGATATGAGTTCCCAATCTTTATCTTCGGAAATGGCAATCGGAGGACCTGCTGGACTCTGGCATTTTATATACAAAAGCGTCTACCTTGACCAGTATGTATCATCTgaattcccctcatccattagCAACCGAAAGCAGCAGAAGAG ATTGTACAAAGCTTACCAAAAATTTTATGCCTCCATGCACGACAAAGCAACAGGTCCACACAAAACTCAATTCAGAAGAGACGAGGATTATG TTCTATTTTGCTGGATAACTCAGGACTTTGAGCTCTATGCAGCCTTTAATCCACTGGCTGATAAG AGCCAAGCAATCAAGATGTGCAATAGAGTATGCCAATGGGTGAGGGATTTAGAAAATGAGATATTCGTATATGGGGGAAGCGCCCTCTCCTG GCAGTACCATCATTGTTGGGAAGGTGAATGA
- the LOC120672552 gene encoding vacuolar fusion protein MON1 homolog isoform X2 — protein MDPPPNPNPNPTDAEPQAEAGARLAALSLRGGRDLPPDFEIHEHHLDDDDDDDEGYLTAASRGGSSTCAWKGLRDDDRDGDDVSPPSPSSSGYAGERGSSLDDDPDPEPAQDWPRDKKHLDEDDASSSWRKRKKHFFILSNSGKPIYSRYGDEHKLAGFSATLQAIISFVENSGDHIKFVRSGKHQIVFLVKGPIYLVCISCTEESYEGLRGQLELIYAFSILILTSLWKLQLLLILTKSVNRCFEKNPKFDMAPLLGGTDAVFLSLIHAFSWNPATFLHAYTCLPLAQSTRQAASAVLQDIADSGVLFALLMCEHKVISLVGAQKATLHPDDILLLANFILSSESFRTSESFSPICLPRYNPMAFLYAYVHFFDEHTYVTLLTTRSDAFYDLKDSRTRIQNVLLKSNVLTEVQRSLHESALHVEDLPIDPSSQSASQPQSSRDMSSQSLSSEMAIGGPAGLWHFIYKSVYLDQYVSSEFPSSISNRKQQKRLYKAYQKFYASMHDKATGPHKTQFRRDEDYVLFCWITQDFELYAAFNPLADKSQAIKMCNRVCQWVRDLENEIFVYGGSALSW, from the exons ATGGATCCACcaccaaaccctaaccccaacCCCACCGACGCCGAGCCCCAAGCCGAAGCTGGAGCCAGGCTCGCCGCCCTCTCTCTTCGCGGCGGCAGGGACCTCCCCCCGGACTTCGAGATCCACGAGCACCACctcgacgatgacgacgacgacgacgagggctACCTCACCGCCGCGTCCAGAGGCGGGAGCAGCACCTGTGCCTGGAAGGGCCTCCGCGACGACGACAGGGACGGGGACGACGTCTCCCCGCCCAGCCCCAGCAGCAGCGGTTACGCCGGCGAGCGGGGAAGCAGCCTCGACGATGACCCCGACCCCGAACCCGCCCAGGATTGGCCGCGTGACAAGAAGCATCTCGACGAG GACGATGCCTCATCTTCgtggaggaagaggaaaaaACATTTCTTCATCTTGAGCAATTCTGGCAAACCAATATATTCCAG GTATGGAGACGAGCACAAGCTAGCCGGCTTTTCTGCTACACTGCAAGCAATCATTTCCTTTGTTGAGAACAG TGGTGACCATATCAAATTTGTGAGGTCTGGCAAACATCAG ATCGTTTTCCTTGTGAAGGGACCAATCTATTTAGTCTGTATAAGTTGCACGGAAGAGTCATATGAAGGACTGAGGGGGCAATTAGAGCTCAT ATATGCCTTCTCCATCCTTATATTGACTTCTCTCTGGAAATTGCAGTTGTTGCTTATTTTGACAAAGTCGGTCAATAGGTGCTTTGAGAAGAATCCCAAATTCGATATGGCACCACTGCTTGGTGGCACTGATGCAGTTTTCCTATCTCTTATACATGCATTCAGCTG GAATCCGGCGACGTTTCTTCATGCATACACATGCCTCCCTCTTGCACAATCAACAAGGCAGGCAGCTAGTGCAGTTTTGCAGGACATTGCTGATTCAGGGGTTCTATTTGCACTGTTGATGTGTGAGCACAAG GTAATTAGTCTTGTGGGAGCACAAAAGGCAACTTTGCATCCTGATGATATTTTATTACTTGCGAATTTCATACTGTCCTCTGAATCTTTTAG AACTTCAGAATCATTTTCACCCATATGTCTGCCAAGATACAATCCTATGGCCTTCTTGTATGCTTATGTTCACTTTTTCGAT GAACATACATACGTGACTTTGCTTACTACGCGATCAGATGCCTTTTATGATCTCAAAGATTCCAG GACCCGCATTCAAAATGTTCTATTGAAGTCAAATGTCCTCACCGAAGTCCAAAGATCTTTACATGAGAGTGCGCTGCATGTCGAGGATCTCCCAATCGATCCATCTTCTCAATCTGCATCCCAGCCTCAGTCGTCTCGAGATATGAGTTCCCAATCTTTATCTTCGGAAATGGCAATCGGAGGACCTGCTGGACTCTGGCATTTTATATACAAAAGCGTCTACCTTGACCAGTATGTATCATCTgaattcccctcatccattagCAACCGAAAGCAGCAGAAGAG ATTGTACAAAGCTTACCAAAAATTTTATGCCTCCATGCACGACAAAGCAACAGGTCCACACAAAACTCAATTCAGAAGAGACGAGGATTATG TTCTATTTTGCTGGATAACTCAGGACTTTGAGCTCTATGCAGCCTTTAATCCACTGGCTGATAAG AGCCAAGCAATCAAGATGTGCAATAGAGTATGCCAATGGGTGAGGGATTTAGAAAATGAGATATTCGTATATGGGGGAAGCGCCCTCTCCTGGTGA
- the LOC120672552 gene encoding vacuolar fusion protein MON1 homolog isoform X4: MDPPPNPNPNPTDAEPQAEAGARLAALSLRGGRDLPPDFEIHEHHLDDDDDDDEGYLTAASRGGSSTCAWKGLRDDDRDGDDVSPPSPSSSGYAGERGSSLDDDPDPEPAQDWPRDKKHLDEDDASSSWRKRKKHFFILSNSGKPIYSRYGDEHKLAGFSATLQAIISFVENSGDHIKFVRSGKHQIVFLVKGPIYLVCISCTEESYEGLRGQLELMYGQLLLILTKSVNRCFEKNPKFDMAPLLGGTDAVFLSLIHAFSWNPATFLHAYTCLPLAQSTRQAASAVLQDIADSGVLFALLMCEHKVISLVGAQKATLHPDDILLLANFILSSESFRTSESFSPICLPRYNPMAFLYAYVHFFDEHTYVTLLTTRSDAFYDLKDSRTRIQNVLLKSNVLTEVQRSLHESALHVEDLPIDPSSQSASQPQSSRDMSSQSLSSEMAIGGPAGLWHFIYKSVYLDQYVSSEFPSSISNRKQQKRLYKAYQKFYASMHDKATGPHKTQFRRDEDYVLFCWITQDFELYAAFNPLADKSQAIKMCNRVCQWVRDLENEIFVYGGSALSW; the protein is encoded by the exons ATGGATCCACcaccaaaccctaaccccaacCCCACCGACGCCGAGCCCCAAGCCGAAGCTGGAGCCAGGCTCGCCGCCCTCTCTCTTCGCGGCGGCAGGGACCTCCCCCCGGACTTCGAGATCCACGAGCACCACctcgacgatgacgacgacgacgacgagggctACCTCACCGCCGCGTCCAGAGGCGGGAGCAGCACCTGTGCCTGGAAGGGCCTCCGCGACGACGACAGGGACGGGGACGACGTCTCCCCGCCCAGCCCCAGCAGCAGCGGTTACGCCGGCGAGCGGGGAAGCAGCCTCGACGATGACCCCGACCCCGAACCCGCCCAGGATTGGCCGCGTGACAAGAAGCATCTCGACGAG GACGATGCCTCATCTTCgtggaggaagaggaaaaaACATTTCTTCATCTTGAGCAATTCTGGCAAACCAATATATTCCAG GTATGGAGACGAGCACAAGCTAGCCGGCTTTTCTGCTACACTGCAAGCAATCATTTCCTTTGTTGAGAACAG TGGTGACCATATCAAATTTGTGAGGTCTGGCAAACATCAG ATCGTTTTCCTTGTGAAGGGACCAATCTATTTAGTCTGTATAAGTTGCACGGAAGAGTCATATGAAGGACTGAGGGGGCAATTAGAGCTCATGTATGGTCAG TTGTTGCTTATTTTGACAAAGTCGGTCAATAGGTGCTTTGAGAAGAATCCCAAATTCGATATGGCACCACTGCTTGGTGGCACTGATGCAGTTTTCCTATCTCTTATACATGCATTCAGCTG GAATCCGGCGACGTTTCTTCATGCATACACATGCCTCCCTCTTGCACAATCAACAAGGCAGGCAGCTAGTGCAGTTTTGCAGGACATTGCTGATTCAGGGGTTCTATTTGCACTGTTGATGTGTGAGCACAAG GTAATTAGTCTTGTGGGAGCACAAAAGGCAACTTTGCATCCTGATGATATTTTATTACTTGCGAATTTCATACTGTCCTCTGAATCTTTTAG AACTTCAGAATCATTTTCACCCATATGTCTGCCAAGATACAATCCTATGGCCTTCTTGTATGCTTATGTTCACTTTTTCGAT GAACATACATACGTGACTTTGCTTACTACGCGATCAGATGCCTTTTATGATCTCAAAGATTCCAG GACCCGCATTCAAAATGTTCTATTGAAGTCAAATGTCCTCACCGAAGTCCAAAGATCTTTACATGAGAGTGCGCTGCATGTCGAGGATCTCCCAATCGATCCATCTTCTCAATCTGCATCCCAGCCTCAGTCGTCTCGAGATATGAGTTCCCAATCTTTATCTTCGGAAATGGCAATCGGAGGACCTGCTGGACTCTGGCATTTTATATACAAAAGCGTCTACCTTGACCAGTATGTATCATCTgaattcccctcatccattagCAACCGAAAGCAGCAGAAGAG ATTGTACAAAGCTTACCAAAAATTTTATGCCTCCATGCACGACAAAGCAACAGGTCCACACAAAACTCAATTCAGAAGAGACGAGGATTATG TTCTATTTTGCTGGATAACTCAGGACTTTGAGCTCTATGCAGCCTTTAATCCACTGGCTGATAAG AGCCAAGCAATCAAGATGTGCAATAGAGTATGCCAATGGGTGAGGGATTTAGAAAATGAGATATTCGTATATGGGGGAAGCGCCCTCTCCTGGTGA
- the LOC120675572 gene encoding uncharacterized protein LOC120675572, protein MDCSWSSLISRLDAEPELRLDAVAYHCDVEEHVKDVDHGSGDVSCNALTIEYYGGVEWDNLQIVETVDEEGEGRIEIIDEDNVFSLLGLTTEEEENRSQEQQASAKGGDGHENRNQTCQEEMDTVGAAIPVEDDVPGERILVYDPNKSCMDIGTVYPNMEEFRLAMRQFAINEEFELHLVKIDKTQYIADCNVEDCPWHIVGRRQPDKSTVKVTCLVSLLRFNCT, encoded by the exons ATGGATTGCAGTTGGAGTTCTCTAATTTCTAG GCTCGATGCGGAGCCTGAGCTTAGGTTAGATGCTGTAGCATACCATTGTGATGTTGAGGAGCATGTAAAGGATGTAGACCATGGATCTGGTGATGTTAGTTGCAATGCATTGACTATAGAATATTATGGAGGTGTTGAATGGGATAACCTGCAGATTGTTGAGACAGTTGATGAAGAGGGTGAGGGAAGGATAGAAATTATTGATGAGGATAATGTTTTTTCTCTTTTGGGTTTGACaactgaggaagaagaaaatcgaTCTCAAGAACAGCAAGCTTCTGCAAAGGGGGGAGACGGTCATGAAAATAGGAACCAAACATGTCAGGAGGAGATGGACACAGTTGGGGCTGCCATCCCTGTTGAGGATGATGTACCAGGGGAGAGAATCTTAGTTTATGACCCAAACAAGTCTTGCATGGACATTGGCACTGTGTACCCTAACATGGAAGAATTTAGGTTGGCTATGAGGCAGTTTGCAATCAATGAGGAGTTCGAGCTGCACTTAGTGAAAATAGATAAGACACAATACATTGCGGACTGCAATGTGGAAGATTGCCCATGGCATATTGTTGGAAGGAGGCAACCTGATAAGTCAACTGTTAAG GTGACATGTTTGGTTTCTCTGCTTAGATTCAACTGCACTTAA